The window TTGGGCATCGACAAGCAAACCTTGGTCGACACCGCGTCTCAGCTTCAACCTGTTATTGGTCGTATGGAACTGTTTCAAGTTCCGAGCAAAGCAAAAGTCGTTGTTGATTACGCGCACACGCCAGATGCTCTAGAAAAAGCATTGGCAGCACTGCGTGTACACTGCTCTGGAAAGCTGTGGGCTATCTTCGGTTGTGGTGGCGATCGTGACACAGGTAAGCGCCCAATGATGGCGGTAACGGCAGAGCAGTTCGCCGACAAAATTATTATTTCAGATGACAACCCTCGCAGCGAAGATCCTGCTTTGATTGTTAAAGACATGCTAGCTGGCTTAAGCGAACCTGAATCCGCATTCGTCGAGCACGATCGCTATCAAGCGGTTAAGTTTGCCCTAGAACAGGCTGGCAGTAATGACATTATTCTTTTGGCTGGTAAAGGCCATGAGGATTACCAAGTATTGAAAGACGAAACGATCCATTACTCAGATCGAGAGTCTGCGCTACAACTTTTAGGTATTTCATAATGATTGATGTATCACTCGAGCAGATTTGTTCAGCGGTGAGCGGTCAGCTGATTGAGGCTGGCAAGTCGAGCAATAGTGTTATTAATGCGGTTTCTACTGACACTCGAACCGTTGAAGAAGGTGCACTGTTCGTGGCTCTCGTTGGTGAACGTTTTGATGCGCATGACTTTTGTCATCAAGCGGTAGAAGCTAATGCGAGCGCGTTGTTAGTCGAACGAAAACTTGACCTAAATATTACTCAAGTGGTTGTTGAAGACACTAAACTTGCTTTAGGTCAGCTAAGTGCTTGGATTCACGAGCAATGTAACGTCCCAACCATGGCGATTACAGGCAGCTGCGGCAAAACGACCGTCAAAGAGATGGTGGCAAGCATTCTGCAGCACCGTGGCAAGGTGTTGTTTACAGCAGGTAACTTCAATAATGATATTGGAGTGCCACTAACCTTGCTGCGCAGTGAAGCAAATGACGACTATGCCGTGATAGAACTAGGGGCGAATCATATTGGTGAAATTGCCTATACCACGCAGCTTGTGAAACCACAGGTGGCATTAGTTAATAACGTAGCTGCAGCGCACCTAGAAGGCTTTGGGTCTATCAATGGTGTGAAACAAGCGAAAGGTGAAATCTTCCAAGGGCTTGCTGTTGGTGATACTGCTATTGTTAATCTAGAGAGCAACGGTGGTGACTTTTGGAATGACGTGCTAGCAGATAAAAGCGTGCTGACATTTTCAGAAAGCGACAGCAAAGCGGATTATTTTGCCAAGAATATTCGCATCAATGAGCAAGGTGAAGCGTGCTTTGATATGCAGACACCTCAAGGGGCCATATTTGTTGAGCTTGGTATCATCGGTCAACATAACGTAGCGAATGCATTAGCAGCTGCAGCGTTGAGCATTCAATTTGGAGCCTCGCTTGATGAGGTGAAAAATGGTTTAGCGAATCTGATCTCTGTCAAAGGGCGAGTTGAGGTTCAACAATTAAATCAGAATATCAAGCTGATAGATGACAGTTACAACGCCAGCGTGCCAGCAATGAAGGCGGCAGCGAAGCTACTCTCGAGCTTCAAAGGTCAACGTTGGTTAATTTTAGGTAATATGGCTGAATTAGGCGATGAAAGCCTTGCACTTCACCGTCAAGTCGGTGAATATGCTGCCCCATTCGCTTTTGAGCATGTACTTACTTACGGTGATGATACCAAGGTGATTAGTGAGGTCTGTAATGGTACCCACTTTACAACGCATCAAGCGATGATCGCGCACATAGAGCAGCAACTAAGCTTGCCAGAAAGCGTGTCACATACCTTATTGGTAAAGGGCGCGAATAGTGCAGGAATGAGTAAAATAGCCGCTGCTTTAAAGGAGAACTTTTCATGATAATTTGGCTTGCAGAGCTACTACAGCCACACTTTTCTTTTTTCCGTTTGTTCGAATACCTATCGTTTCGTGCAATCGCGAGTATTTTGACTGCGTTATGTCTGTCACTGTGGATGGGACCTCGTTTAATTGAGCGTCTGCAAATGCTACAAATTGGCCAAGTTGTTCGTAATGACGGCCCTGAATCTCATTTCAGCAAACGTGGT is drawn from Vibrio sp. SNU_ST1 and contains these coding sequences:
- the murF gene encoding UDP-N-acetylmuramoyl-tripeptide--D-alanyl-D-alanine ligase, with the translated sequence MIDVSLEQICSAVSGQLIEAGKSSNSVINAVSTDTRTVEEGALFVALVGERFDAHDFCHQAVEANASALLVERKLDLNITQVVVEDTKLALGQLSAWIHEQCNVPTMAITGSCGKTTVKEMVASILQHRGKVLFTAGNFNNDIGVPLTLLRSEANDDYAVIELGANHIGEIAYTTQLVKPQVALVNNVAAAHLEGFGSINGVKQAKGEIFQGLAVGDTAIVNLESNGGDFWNDVLADKSVLTFSESDSKADYFAKNIRINEQGEACFDMQTPQGAIFVELGIIGQHNVANALAAAALSIQFGASLDEVKNGLANLISVKGRVEVQQLNQNIKLIDDSYNASVPAMKAAAKLLSSFKGQRWLILGNMAELGDESLALHRQVGEYAAPFAFEHVLTYGDDTKVISEVCNGTHFTTHQAMIAHIEQQLSLPESVSHTLLVKGANSAGMSKIAAALKENFS